Part of the Halodesulfovibrio aestuarii DSM 17919 = ATCC 29578 genome, TGGCTCTATCGTTGGCCGTATCTCAGGATTTCAGTTCAACCTTGGTGCAGAAGTCTGGGTTATTACAACCGAAGACAAGAAAGAAGTGCTCTTTCCTGCTACAGAAGAATTTGTCAGCGACATCGATTTTGAAAAAGCAACTGTTACCATAGCGCCGCCTCCCGGCTTACTGGAACTTTACCTAAGCGAGAAGTAGCGCGATCATGCAGTTTAACATTATTAGCCTCTTTCCAGAGTTTTTTGACTCTGCGCTCACATGCGGGCTTATGAAAAAAGCGTCGGACTCAGGTCTGGTCGCTTTTGATTTTCACAACCCGCGTACGTTTACAACCGACAGACATCAAACTGTTGACGATCGTCCCTATGGCGGCGGCCCCGGTATGGTTATGATGCTTGATCCGCTTGTACAAACGCTGCGCAGCATTAAAAAACCCGGGCGCATTCTCATGATGGCGCCTAAAGGAAAGCCTTTTACCCAGTCCATGGCTAAGGAGCTTTCCAAGGAAGATAATCTCACGATCATTTGCGGTCGGTATGAAGGATTTGATGCCCGTTTAGAAGAGCTTTTCGACATTGAACCAGTCTCCATCGGTGACTACGTTCTCAATGGTGGCGAAACAGCCGCTCTTTCAATAATTGAATCTACCGCCCGTCTTGTTCCAGGTTACATGGGTCATGAAGATTCCGGCGAAGAGGAAAGCTTTTCCTCCGGACTGCTCGAGTACCCCCACTACACTCGACCTGTTGAGTATGAGGGATTAACCGTTCCGGAAGTTTTACGTTCAGGTGATCACAAACGCATCGCAGAGTGGCGTAAGGAACAATCTTTAAAACTTACCCTGCACGAGAGACCCGACATTCTTCATTGCGCCCCACTCGACGCTAATGATATGGAAACACTGAAGAACGAGGATAGAGAACGCATTGGAAGAAACCTTTATTGCGCATTGGTACACTATCCAGTGGTCAACAAAGAAAATAAATCTGTTGCTGTTTCTTTGACAAATCTCGACATTCACGATATAGCCCGCTGTTCATGCACCTATGGTCTCGGTGGGTACTATATTT contains:
- the trmD gene encoding tRNA (guanosine(37)-N1)-methyltransferase TrmD — translated: MQFNIISLFPEFFDSALTCGLMKKASDSGLVAFDFHNPRTFTTDRHQTVDDRPYGGGPGMVMMLDPLVQTLRSIKKPGRILMMAPKGKPFTQSMAKELSKEDNLTIICGRYEGFDARLEELFDIEPVSIGDYVLNGGETAALSIIESTARLVPGYMGHEDSGEEESFSSGLLEYPHYTRPVEYEGLTVPEVLRSGDHKRIAEWRKEQSLKLTLHERPDILHCAPLDANDMETLKNEDRERIGRNLYCALVHYPVVNKENKSVAVSLTNLDIHDIARCSCTYGLGGYYISTPIADQQQMLADILKHWVTGAGTTANPDRGEALQIIKGVHYIEEAIEDIIERTGQRPLLVATSARGAGDIHYEQLRDVMVDRPILLLFGTAHGLAPQILDMCDRMLRPVRYLDGYNHLSVRTAAAIIIDRILGDAL